ATGCTTACTCTCACTTATATCCAAAGTAAATCATCACCACTGTCATCCCTTACATGAGTTTTGTTGAACTAATGATGTCATCATTGGCTAAAATGCATGTGCAGGTTACTTTAATTTCTGAACAAATGCGCACCCGAAGTCAGAGTTGCTTTCATAATCACATAAGCCACCGTTACAGTGCAACCGAGCTCAGACCCCCTCCTACATGTAGTCTCGGGTTCGGTTCGGTGAAAGCATccctaaaataaatacaatgcacTGACAGACAATATGAAATGTGTCACCCAGCAGATGAAATGGGAAAGTTGTATTGTGCACTAACCTAGCTCCTCTATGAGATGGCTGTAGTCGATGCGTTCCTGTGGATTCAATGAAGACAGCAGGAATCGTGGAGGATCCTTCTTCACCTCCTCCTCATCTTCAATCTGTTCAGAACAGATCCAGTTAGATCACATCTGAATAAAAAGAATTAGAACTGCTGTCCATGGATTGGTGTATGTGTACCTGTGGAAGGGGAGCGGCTGCAGTTTTAGAAATGGAGAAACCTATAGTAGGAGCTTCAGGTGTTTCAGGGTTCTGTAGCTTGTCGACTCGAGGTGGGGTCACCTTTGGCTTCAGTTGCGCGTCAATGACTTCAAATGCGGCTAGAAAGGGTCAGAAGAGTTGAATGATTTACAACATTTGTATTGTACTCTCCCTTCCTCACACACTCTACCTGTTAAGAAATTGTTCATTTCTCCTTGATCTCTTATCCTGTTTTTTAAGTtcttcttttcctgtttttaatcTGTTGTAGTCACATAGACCTTGAAAGAGTGTCTTGTTATTTCCTACAAGAGCCACACTGTTCTATTCATGCCTATAAGGAGTTATTCACTCCTTAATGCTTCTTTGATATGGATGATGAGACCATACATGAATTTAGCTTTCCTTTGTTTTAAGTTGGCCTAATGCCCTAGACTTGCTCTATATATGTTACAGCGAGCTCAATAAACTTTGAGTAAACAGCACTTCTCGTGTTTGTGTCATTTTTTGTCCCCGGTACCGGTGTTCTACTCTGCTCTGcattacagtcaaaccaaaatttattcagacacttcaaatattttattcatcaacagtttattcactatagtttacaaatatggtaataaaatatgaaaagatctcagagttaaactttgtccaaaaaatcttaattatatCAGATAACACTTGATgatcaggtcaaagtgtctgaataatttttggtttcaaactattatcaattttactggtagtccactgtatgaagaatttttgggtattgTATATcacactttactgtattttactaTCCTCACgtacataaatgtaaaataaaaatatatcaaaaatatttaaaaaaaattgtctgaataatttttggttttacTATATATTAAACATTGGAGGTCcatcttttttatttaacactaccattcaaatgtttgaggTCAGCAAGGAGGTTtgttattcagcaaggacacatttaattgatcaaatgtgaccGTAAAGACaattatgttacaaaagatttctgtttcaaatgctgctctttccattcatcaaagaattctgaaaaaaatgcattgcaatttccaaaaaatattacgGAGCACAACTTTTCTcaatactactaataataagaaatgcttcttgagcaccaaatcagcttattatgatttctgaagaatcatgtgacactgaagactggagtaatgatgctgaaaattcagctttgcatcacaagaATAATTTACATTATACAATATACTATATAtgcagttgttttaaattgcaatatttcacaacattactctTTTCACtggatttttgatcaaataaattcagccttggtgagcataagagacttctttcaaaaacataaaaaaaaaatcctactgaccctaaacttaacacttttttttttaaaaagcaaaaccTGGCATACCCATTTCCACCAGTTCAGAGTCAGTCATGGAGTCCCTGCCATTGGTTGTGTGGTCAGAGAGGGGCAGTGGGACGAGGGCGAGGGGTTCGGAGTGTTGGGAGGGGCTTCCAGGCCACTGCAGGTTATCGGCCAGCTTAGCCCTCTCCTCTCGTGCTGTGGGGTCATCCCACACGATCTGCTCACTCTGAGACGGCTCTGTGTTCAGGTCCACAGCCACTTGACGTGACATCCTGCCAAAACACAATCTTTTAACATTCAATCTTAAAAATGCAACTTCACAAAGCAAgtgaaaaaacagtaaaaatgcaACTTGACAAAGATGCAGGTGAACAGGTTGCAGCAAAAACAGTAGCAAGATCATGTCCTGTGTCTACATCCCCTAGTGAACACCTAAAAACTCTGTATTCTTTCAGAGGCTGCAAGCTTTGAGACACTGATGGGATCAGAGAGAGAGCTCCGGATAGTCTTGTTTTTATACCGTAGGGCCTCTAAATTGCGGCTGCGTCTACCCATTCGGCCCAGGCTGTCTGGGGTGTGGGGTGAGTCCAGCCCCCCTGAGCCTGTTCTGGCCAACCGCGAGGAGCCTCGACGACCGCTGGTCAGTTTAGTGGCAGACATGATCTCCTGAAGCTGCCTTTGAAGACTCTCTCTCATCTCCAGTGCTTCTGTGATATCTGAGGGAGTGATAAGAAAAGAGAAAATGAGCTGTGAATTGTGACTTTAGATCAGTCAGAGACAAACAGAGATGAGACATAAATCAGACACATATTTAAAGATGACTCACTCTTTTTCTCAGTGGTCTGATCTTTCTCAGACTCTCCCACACTGAATCGTTGAGGGGTCGAGATGTCTGTTATGTCATCACCAGGGccaagctttaaaaacatatttttaagttacaacatttaaacagaaaaaagCTCAATAATATGCTTGGATTGAAGAGTATGGATAATGCAGTTATTAAGTCCTCACCCTTGTCTCCTCATTCTCTGTGAACGCCCTGAGTCTGGTGCGGGGAGTGGACTGGGGAGGTGACCTCTGAGTGCAATCTGCCACCTGACTCATGGTGAGGCTCATTTTGGGGTTGAACGTGAAAGGGTAGTGCAACTCGGACACATGCTTCTGCTCATCTGCACACTAAAAATGGGATGGACAATGAATTCAATGAATTCTCCAATTATTTAAGTCCCTCCAGTTTTTTGCAATTCCACGATCGctgaataaaatgcaaaaatcaacaaaatgtcaaatattttttgtgatccTGCATAATTTGCCATTTCACTGCAAAAGAATtgaaaaaattaacttaaaaccacaaaaaaaaaaaattatctaatTGAATTGTCCCTAATTTAGTTAAagttgtaatgcattattttcacAAGGATACAGATCGAGCAGAGTATGTTATGTCAGTGAGTggtctgtgtgtgcgtgttacAATAGCAGCGCATTATTTTCGAACGGCGATAAACTTGCGTGTACAATAAGCTGCTTAAAATCTGAATTCACGCTATTAATATTGAGCATAATCAAACATACCTGTGGAGCGCTCTCGaagtatgcatttatttttttgtcattaactGGAGCATAAAAATGGACTTCAAAGATTTCTTATCCTGTTGCGCACTCTATAGGCCATTATCAGTGACTAGTCGACATCAAGCTTAAAACATTATGCCAGCCCATTAAAGTTGACTAAAGTCCATTAAAGTCTGTGCAACCCCTACTTGATAGTACTAAAAAGGGTTTATAAAAGCACTGTATACcgcaaaagagaactcaattcagtactGTCATACTGACCGACTGACTTTCTAGGCTTATTCCTTGAATGGTCAAATATTGTCTTGGTGGTTAAGCCTTAAGTGAACAATCGgtttgggagaaaaaaaaaaaaaaaagtttgggacaTGTGTCAGTATTGGATACACACATTACTGTAGGTCTTAAAGTGAAAGCAACCTGATATACACACTGCTATTggtgttgttaacattaatcaaacaacaagagaaaaaaacaaacagtactTAAACTTAAAACACTGTTTGTAACTGTATAATTATGATGTTACTGACTATTTACTTGATTACTTGAGAACTTATTACTTATATtaggtatttttgttttgctgtggTTTGGTTATGAGATTTTAGTCATACCGTCCACTATAAGTGATCATGTTGTTAAAGCTAGATAGTACACCACTAGACTAACCTTTTTGTTAAGAAACCAAAATAAATaagatttatgcattttgttTGTACTTTGTGTCATGTATGACTATTGTGCATCTAACGTATTACGTAATATGGAAAATATGGTATCCTAattacatacacatatacatatatattaattacatttataaattattataaattaatacttttattcaataaGGTTTCatgaaattgatcaaatgtgacagtaaagacattaatgttatgaaagatttctatttcaaataaatgggGTTCTTTGAACGTTctcttcaaagaatcctgaaaaatatagGATTTTTAaatcaccaaatcagcatattagagcATTTCACATTagaatataaatgtttataaatataaatattttaaattgtaaaaaattcacagtatttattagtttttactgtattttttgatcaaatgcagCCTCTGTGAGCATAACACCATGTCTACACCAGATGAGAGTAATGCAACACGACAAAAGaaaatagaacccattataatcagtgataccgtctacactggatgcgacaCGAAGTAACATGAAGCACGACAAATCCCTGGTGGTAAACTGATATCCTGTTCTATTTCTGATGTTCTCCAAGTGCTAACACAACTTCTGACACAAATGACAAATGGATTTGCAATGCTCGCTTTGTCatgtccagtgtagacagcttgcAGCGTGACTCTACAACTGtagcatccagtgtagacacagtgtaagagacttctttcaaatacttaaaaacaaaatcttaccaaccctaaTTTTTAGTAGTTAATGTATAACACCATATTGACAATCTGCCTATTTTTAATTGATCAGTTCacatatttaattgtttatgcTTATTTCcccaatttttacatttagattacctttGCCATCATCTAACACTCAAGTTAACAAGGTGTACGTACAGCCTGTAGCCAGTGTTGTGACACTATATGCAGTCCTCTCTCTTTGACAGCTTTGTATTCTTTACTGTTGTCTCCAACTTTACCCTGGTAGATGTAATGAGTGACAGAGTCGTCACACGACCACCTAAAATAGACAGCATGGCATTAGAATCCATCCGTTCACCCTAAAATATGTCTTACCAAAATGTCAGCTGGCATGGTTTTAGATGCGTGCAATTTTAGTTTGATTCACTGAGAGTCagatatttagatttttttatatacctGAAGTCTGCACCGAGAGAGGCAGCCACTGCATTGAGTTCACCCTGTTTCTTGCTTAATTTCTTGCTCACACACACCACCACCCCCCTGAGAGGAGCTGCAGCCTTCTGCTCCACCtgcaagacacacacacacacacacctgtaaaTATCTGTATTCAGATAAATATTGTAAATGTATATGTGAGTATAAGCGTGTGTGCTACCTCAGGTTCtggctcttttcccagttgtgGACTGGCAGTTATGGCTGCGAGGTTTGTGACGTGACTGCGGTTGCTGTTGGCAACTGCAGCTTTAAGGTTCCTCTCAATGACCTCTGACAGAGGAGTCTCCGCCCCCTGACCTTGCTGAGGGTTATTACCAGGAGTCTGTAAATGGTCAAACACATCCTGCAACACAGACGTaccaatacaaaaatacaaatcttAGTTATTTTGTTTCATCTTAATCAGTGCCTCCAAGATTCTGAATACTGAACGGACACTGCTTTGTAAATGGGATGATTTCTCACAATCTAACTAACTGTGTGGCCTTTTCATACCAGTCAATAAAACACTATCAGTGGAAACAAATGATTACTCACATGGGCTTAATGTTCGCTACGTGAGAATTTATTCAGCAAATGAATTTCCATCACACATTGTTTGCATTAACTCTtttaagggttttttttttccttcagaaaTTTGGCATTTCCACTCGTTTCTGATAATACACTTCAAAATGggcataaaacatggaaacatagctacttTTATaaggtagggggcgctattatgcAACTTCTGAAAAAGTAGAGAATCTCCGGATCAAAACAGGCAAAAAAGGAGCAGAAACAAGCAATAAAAGCATTTCTTATGCACGTTGTAGTCTTTGAAAAGgaggagaagaaaaaaacaaaacaaaacataatttctcagctttttgttcaaaatgttttacgtacccacattcaagtgttgatataaaaagaatgcatgaagctagaataaaacagttttttttttgttgttgtttaagaGCAGAGGTTctcttctttcttttgatatattgcatgtaCAGATAATCATGCAAGAAAATATTCTGGATGCCATGAAATTTGCGGTGactggctttaaaaaaaaacaaacaaaaaaaaaaaaacaagcaggTGGGGAAAGTGTTAACAACAATTTAACCCTAAACTAAGCAAAAAAAATTTCTGATCCTGAAATGATCAAACCCTTCCCATTTTCAATTCACCTTAGTGTTAAATGAGGGTCCAAAGAGTCGGTCTCTACTCAGGAAGCGAGAGGGAGTATCTAGTTGGAGGGAGGAGTCTTTTTGCAGGGCTCCTTTGGCCTCCTCTTGTCCTGGGGTTGCCATCTCCGCCAGCTCCTCTTCTCCCCGTCTCAACTTTCTGACTGCTGAACGGACAGTGCGGCTCTGAAAGCGAGTTGTGTCCAGAGGGGTGATGGCAGAGCTATTTTGTGGGCCCAGTAGGGGCAGCTCTGGGGAGCGTTGCAGGAGACGCAGAGGTGGAGGGTCTTTCTGAGATGCTCCAACAAAACTGTCTTCACTTCTCTCTATGGAAAATCACAAAGAGAgtgtaataatataaatgtccaAGTGACCATTTCATGATGGtgtatgacattttttttaatttcatgtaCAGAAATTGATGAATCTGACTATAttcaatcaaaaaatgtatataaatcacAAAAGGTTTTTTAAAGATagcagtaacactttattttagggtttaattctcacttttaactagtagCTTGaatactaggatattggctgtttattagtacttataaagcacatattaatgtcttattctgcatgatcttattctacattcttaatcctaacAATACTAAACTTAAATGCTACAAAAACTGAATAACATTTGGGATCATCAGTTATAATTCTACTTCTGACTAACCTGGAGAAGGTGGAAGGTCAACCAGGTACCGTCCCTCATTGGCACGCTTCCCTGTTCTGGCAGACTCTAAAACCCAGCGGATCGTGACTGCAGGTAAGTCCCATTTCTGGGCAGCCTGGTACTTGGTGCCCTCAGGTGTCTGGAGTACCAGATGAGTGCTGGCCAGCATTCCCTTCCTTTGATTAGCAGTCCGCACAAAGTAATCCTGAACACTGCAGACAGACGTGTAGGGgagagaaataataaaaaatagattAGCTCTGAGAATTGAAAGGAATTCAGCAATTCTGGTTATAattccaaatattaaaaatttgcTGTGCTTTGTTGTAgctgcacaatttggccaaaCATAGTTTGTTTGTTCATCACATTTTTACACCATGTTAGCATCATGACTATTTACATGGCAAACACAAAGGTCAATATCATCCATAATGGTCAAACATCGTAACACATTAAACAAACTAAGAAATAATTTGAGGACTAATAAATTGAGTATTTAAGAAATGTAACTaataacaatatttttattttacagtacaaacgtaaaattaaaatactaatatttatgtcttaaacattaaacattaaaccatcaagcttttattttggtgaAAACTGCATGgaacctttaaagggatagttcacccaaaaattttattctgtcatcatttactcaccctcaagttgttccaaacctgtattaatatattttgaagaatgtcagtaactgAACAGTTGATTGgacccactgacttccatagtatttttttatacccgtactatagaagtcaatggggcccactaactgtttggttacccatattctttaaaatatattcttttgtgtttcatatTCATATGGAACAActttggggtgagtaaatgatgaccgaaTTTTAATTTGAGAGAACAATCCCTTTAAAGCATCTTTGATATTGGCAGCAGGTTTATAAATGATGCTCAGTGCAAATCTAGTGAAATAGGTGGCACACAATGCATtgttaaatgcatgttataagTAACCCAAACTCAGAGTATTGATGGAGTTTCTGTGGAGCAGCATTCAGTGCAAACAGAGGAGCTCTGTGACACTGAAAACATCAGGTGATGAGCTGCTCACCTGTAAATGAACGCAATGCCGTGCTTCCCTCTGAAACTagctacactttttttttttattaaatcacaGCGTTTACAATTTGATAAATCACACTAAGCCatatcacatttttttattattttttttttcaattaactGTTCAGCCCTACATAATTTgataattacaataatttaaaaagttttcaattttaattagTATGATGAATCCTTGACTGAATTAATGACCACGTCTTTTTCACAAAGGAGGTGGTTAGCCTAATTGTGAAGTTTTGTTAAGAACTTGCCTAGAAGGTGAGCAGTAGGTCTCAGTAAGCAGTGAACAGAAGGTCTCACCTTGCTCCGAGGTGCTTGGCAAGCTGAATGAGAGACTCTCTCTCAGCTCCAGTAAACTGACTGACGGACAGCACACAGTCTTTGAGAGGAGAGAAGCCCTCTCTCACTGTCACTGGAGTGAATAGAGGATGAGAAGCTAATGGCAACACACACTGCTGCTCCACACACATggcctaaacacacacacaaacaggtcAGTAGTAGTAAATGACAAACATTACAAAAGGTATGTTGTCTGTGCATAAACTCTGTGTTTTTCTCACCAGCCAGGTATCTGTTACGACCTCATCTACTGTGGCCTCCACGTCACAGCCCAGTAGTGGCACAATGGCGTAATGCGCCACTGCTCTCGAGCGGCCGACCAAAATCTTCCCAGCGTTTTCCATGACTAGCTCTGAGAGCTGGGCTTCAGCCTCAGCTCCAAAACCAACCAAGATAAAGCGCTTCCCTGAAAACAGGCCACCCTCTGAGGTTTCAACCACGGTGGAGTCCTTCCCTGCAGCTGGAGGCTCTGGAAGCAAAATGCTCTTCCTACTGCTGGTACTGTTAGCAGCCTGAGGCAGCTCCACTACAGTAAAGACAGTCAGAGTAGAATGAGAAAGACGGACAGGAGTAGACAGAGGAAGAATGAAGCATTTATCAACTCACCCACAGTCTGGTCATTCTCCATGTACTGCGAGAGCAGGTCTTCTTCTGCTCTGGCTTGACGGGCTGGACTAGGGGCAGGAGGGGGAGCTACAGAGGGTCTGGAGGCACGGGGAGCAGCTTTTTGAGCAGCAGGCAAATCAACAGCAGCTGGGGCAGGGGGCAGGAAGGAGGGGTGGAAGTAGCCATCCTCTGGGAGCAAAGTACCATGGGAGAAACTGTCTAGCAGCCACTGCACGGTCACTGTATGGGGTCTACGGAGAAGAACACATCTCTGAGAACCATATTTTAATTGCTTAAATTGCACCTTATGCACCTAAGTGAAAACTTAGACAGGAAAAGTCCATCTGAATGACATGTACCATAAACCTTGCATATTCAACAACTCCAAACCTCAAAGGCCTTGATATACTCACAGTTAAGTTCTGTTTCACATAGGTGCATATAAGAAGTTTGAAATACCTTTTCAGCGATAAACTCTTAGCGAACATCCTGAcgccacccacacacacaccttcctattaaaggtgcagtgtgtaaattttagcggtATCTTGCGGTGAGGTTGCAAATTGCAAACAACGGCTCAGTCCACCGCTCATCCTCCCTTTCAAAGCACATAAAGAAACTAtggtggccaacacaggacaaagatgtcgtcGTTTGAGACAGCAGggagtagccagtcaagcaatgaggtttcttcttacttctaacaaagaacggtctctgcttctaataaaccagacgactactactattactactataTGCGTATTCAGCGTAGTGACGAGGCAAGTATGTAAGGGACCCACAGTGTTTGtggatagaaatggctcattcttcaaaggtaataaaaacataacagttcattatgtaaggtctttatacaccactgaaaacatagttatgtatattatattgcatttctgtcaatagatcctcctaaatatTACACACCAGACCTTTAAGCAATCGCAGCAGGCCAAAGGTGTTTACCAGCCGGAGTGAAGTTTTCCAGAAAGTTTGCTTTGGAAAGCTGTTTTTGGAAAGCTGTTTTTGTACTTGATTTCGAACATTAAGAATCAAATGGATCATTGTAATTTGCTTATTGTGCACGATCTCACCCGGTACACattcagagaagagatgtcgatGCAAGGGGGTATTTTGCGAGGAGATACTttaattaaagattatgaggacatgtgaattttaaaggtgccgtagaatgtctttttaaaagatgtaatataagtctaaggtgtcccctgaatgtgtgacgtttcagctcaaaatacccca
The nucleotide sequence above comes from Chanodichthys erythropterus isolate Z2021 chromosome 23, ASM2448905v1, whole genome shotgun sequence. Encoded proteins:
- the topbp1 gene encoding DNA topoisomerase 2-binding protein 1 isoform X1; this translates as MSKGNRDVYIVKFVERNGQKTDLALQAYKAIVELQSEKYVQTVDEEAALEQDHNDKSLFVFSDFTSNAFDHCRRLGCRIVSPLVVLFCLQKQRCVPKAEQPVYNMAMADVTVSCTNLDKEARSEVMDLVQLMGGRVYRDLNVSVTHLVAGEVGSKKYLVAASLRKPILLPSWVKACWEKSQDSVFHHSELNTEDYRCPVLKGCTVCVTGLSTVERKEVQRLCDQNGGSYTGQLKMNECTHLIVNEPTGQKYEFARKWNVYCVSLHWLFDSIEKGFCQDESRYAVERGEKRRTEEKSGRPNTSTPTGVSRNKEEGPSLLGLSHISNISMNVNETALTTAGISHIETPDPVDSFDITVCRVDDLLDGCKLYLCGLSGKKLEKLRRMVNSAGGLRFNQPSQELTHIVMGEPDQGVKVFLDKATHRPHTVTVQWLLDSFSHGTLLPEDGYFHPSFLPPAPAAVDLPAAQKAAPRASRPSVAPPPAPSPARQARAEEDLLSQYMENDQTVVELPQAANSTSSRKSILLPEPPAAGKDSTVVETSEGGLFSGKRFILVGFGAEAEAQLSELVMENAGKILVGRSRAVAHYAIVPLLGCDVEATVDEVVTDTWLAMCVEQQCVLPLASHPLFTPVTVREGFSPLKDCVLSVSQFTGAERESLIQLAKHLGASVQDYFVRTANQRKGMLASTHLVLQTPEGTKYQAAQKWDLPAVTIRWVLESARTGKRANEGRYLVDLPPSPERSEDSFVGASQKDPPPLRLLQRSPELPLLGPQNSSAITPLDTTRFQSRTVRSAVRKLRRGEEELAEMATPGQEEAKGALQKDSSLQLDTPSRFLSRDRLFGPSFNTKDVFDHLQTPGNNPQQGQGAETPLSEVIERNLKAAVANSNRSHVTNLAAITASPQLGKEPEPEVEQKAAAPLRGVVVCVSKKLSKKQGELNAVAASLGADFRWSCDDSVTHYIYQGKVGDNSKEYKAVKERGLHIVSQHWLQACADEQKHVSELHYPFTFNPKMSLTMSQVADCTQRSPPQSTPRTRLRAFTENEETRLGPGDDITDISTPQRFSVGESEKDQTTEKKNITEALEMRESLQRQLQEIMSATKLTSGRRGSSRLARTGSGGLDSPHTPDSLGRMGRRSRNLEALRMSRQVAVDLNTEPSQSEQIVWDDPTAREERAKLADNLQWPGSPSQHSEPLALVPLPLSDHTTNGRDSMTDSELVEMAAFEVIDAQLKPKVTPPRVDKLQNPETPEAPTIGFSISKTAAAPLPQIEDEEEVKKDPPRFLLSSLNPQERIDYSHLIEELGGVVLEKQSFDPSCTHVIVGYPLRNEKYLAAMAAGKWILHRSYLEACRAEGHFIQEEQYEWGSSSILEALTSINSQQKRLALAAMRWRKTLQGASNKEVNVYIHLACMILQVYGAVPDAVDVQGAFGGWTVMLNIDHAREAGFRRLLQSGGAKVLPDPSPLLFKETTHLFVDFSRLKPGDVRVDISEAAAQGVKCLKPEYIADYLMQEPSPSMDAYYLPGAAADDLDKVQDTSSRKRKASGDMSTLKKSRVR
- the topbp1 gene encoding DNA topoisomerase 2-binding protein 1 isoform X2 produces the protein MSKGNRDVYIVKFVERNGQKTDLALQAYKAIVELQSEKYVQTVDEEAALEQDHNDKSLFVFSDFTSNAFDHCRRLGCRIVSPLVVLFCLQKQRCVPKAEQPVYNMAMADVTVSCTNLDKEARSEVMDLVQLMGGRVYRDLNVSVTHLVAGEVGSKKYLVAASLRKPILLPSWVKACWEKSQDSVFHHSELNTEDYRCPVLKGCTVCVTGLSTVERKEVQRLCDQNGGSYTGQLKMNECTHLIVNEPTGQKYEFARKWNVYCVSLHWLFDSIEKGFCQDESRYAVERGEKRRTEEKSGRPNTSTPTGVSRNKEEGPSLLGLSHISNISMNVNETALTTAGISHIETPDPVDSFDITVCRVDDLLDGCKLYLCGLSGKKLEKLRRMVNSAGGLRFNQPSQELTHIVMGEPDQGVKVFLDKATHRPHTVTVQWLLDSFSHGTLLPEDGYFHPSFLPPAPAAVDLPAAQKAAPRASRPSVAPPPAPSPARQARAEEDLLSQYMENDQTVVELPQAANSTSSRKSILLPEPPAAGKDSTVVETSEGGLFSGKRFILVGFGAEAEAQLSELVMENAGKILVGRSRAVAHYAIVPLLGCDVEATVDEVVTDTWLAMCVEQQCVLPLASHPLFTPVTVREGFSPLKDCVLSVSQFTGAERESLIQLAKHLGASVQDYFVRTANQRKGMLASTHLVLQTPEGTKYQAAQKWDLPAVTIRWVLESARTGKRANEGRYLVDLPPSPERSEDSFVGASQKDPPPLRLLQRSPELPLLGPQNSSAITPLDTTRFQSRTVRSAVRKLRRGEEELAEMATPGQEEAKGALQKDSSLQLDTPSRFLSRDRLFGPSFNTKDVFDHLQTPGNNPQQGQGAETPLSEVIERNLKAAVANSNRSHVTNLAAITASPQLGKEPEPEVEQKAAAPLRGVVVCVSKKLSKKQGELNAVAASLGADFRWSCDDSVTHYIYQGKVGDNSKEYKAVKERGLHIVSQHWLQACADEQKHVSELHYPFTFNPKMSLTMSQVADCTQRSPPQSTPRTRLRAFTENEETRLGPGDDITDISTPQRFSVGESEKDQTTEKKNITEALEMRESLQRQLQEIMSATKLTSGRRGSSRLARTGSGGLDSPHTPDSLGRMGRRSRNLEALRMSRQVAVDLNTEPSQSEQIVWDDPTAREERAKLADNLQWPGSPSQHSEPLALVPLPLSDHTTNGRDSMTDSELVEMAAFEVIDAQLKPKVTPPRVDKLQNPETPEAPTIGFSISKTAAAPLPQIEDEEEVKKDPPRFLLSSLNPQERIDYSHLIEELGGVVLEKQSFDPSCTHVIVGYPLRNEKYLAAMAAGKWILHRSYLEACRAEGHFIQEEQYEWGSSSILEALTSINSQQKRLALAAMRWRKTLQGASNKEGAFGGWTVMLNIDHAREAGFRRLLQSGGAKVLPDPSPLLFKETTHLFVDFSRLKPGDVRVDISEAAAQGVKCLKPEYIADYLMQEPSPSMDAYYLPGAAADDLDKVQDTSSRKRKASGDMSTLKKSRVR
- the topbp1 gene encoding DNA topoisomerase 2-binding protein 1 isoform X3; this encodes MNECTHLIVNEPTGQKYEFARKWNVYCVSLHWLFDSIEKGFCQDESRYAVERGEKRRTEEKSGRPNTSTPTGVSRNKEEGPSLLGLSHISNISMNVNETALTTAGISHIETPDPVDSFDITVCRVDDLLDGCKLYLCGLSGKKLEKLRRMVNSAGGLRFNQPSQELTHIVMGEPDQGVKVFLDKATHRPHTVTVQWLLDSFSHGTLLPEDGYFHPSFLPPAPAAVDLPAAQKAAPRASRPSVAPPPAPSPARQARAEEDLLSQYMENDQTVVELPQAANSTSSRKSILLPEPPAAGKDSTVVETSEGGLFSGKRFILVGFGAEAEAQLSELVMENAGKILVGRSRAVAHYAIVPLLGCDVEATVDEVVTDTWLAMCVEQQCVLPLASHPLFTPVTVREGFSPLKDCVLSVSQFTGAERESLIQLAKHLGASVQDYFVRTANQRKGMLASTHLVLQTPEGTKYQAAQKWDLPAVTIRWVLESARTGKRANEGRYLVDLPPSPERSEDSFVGASQKDPPPLRLLQRSPELPLLGPQNSSAITPLDTTRFQSRTVRSAVRKLRRGEEELAEMATPGQEEAKGALQKDSSLQLDTPSRFLSRDRLFGPSFNTKDVFDHLQTPGNNPQQGQGAETPLSEVIERNLKAAVANSNRSHVTNLAAITASPQLGKEPEPEVEQKAAAPLRGVVVCVSKKLSKKQGELNAVAASLGADFRWSCDDSVTHYIYQGKVGDNSKEYKAVKERGLHIVSQHWLQACADEQKHVSELHYPFTFNPKMSLTMSQVADCTQRSPPQSTPRTRLRAFTENEETRLGPGDDITDISTPQRFSVGESEKDQTTEKKNITEALEMRESLQRQLQEIMSATKLTSGRRGSSRLARTGSGGLDSPHTPDSLGRMGRRSRNLEALRMSRQVAVDLNTEPSQSEQIVWDDPTAREERAKLADNLQWPGSPSQHSEPLALVPLPLSDHTTNGRDSMTDSELVEMAAFEVIDAQLKPKVTPPRVDKLQNPETPEAPTIGFSISKTAAAPLPQIEDEEEVKKDPPRFLLSSLNPQERIDYSHLIEELGGVVLEKQSFDPSCTHVIVGYPLRNEKYLAAMAAGKWILHRSYLEACRAEGHFIQEEQYEWGSSSILEALTSINSQQKRLALAAMRWRKTLQGASNKEGAFGGWTVMLNIDHAREAGFRRLLQSGGAKVLPDPSPLLFKETTHLFVDFSRLKPGDVRVDISEAAAQGVKCLKPEYIADYLMQEPSPSMDAYYLPGAAADDLDKVQDTSSRKRKASGDMSTLKKSRVR